From uncultured Pseudodesulfovibrio sp.:
TTATGGAAGGCAAAGAAGTCTTGGGAATCGCGTGGTGGTTATCTGTCTTTCCCGGCCTCGCCATTCTATTCACCGTGCTTGGGTACAACCTGCTCGGCGAATCTTTACGCGACTTGCTCGATCCAAGGCTAAAACAATGACCGGGGTCGTTGCCCGTCATCTGTTCCTATCATTTCTGGCCATAATGCTGGCCGTCCCGGCTTTCGCTGGCGCCAACCGACCTGATACCATCGTACTCTCGCCAGCCATTTTGTATCAAACAAAACGCCAAATTCTACAACGAGATCCTGCCATTCGTCCGGCGTATGAAAATTTCATCAACGAAGCCAAACAGGCCTTGGATGCCCCCATCGAATCCGTTACCTTGAAAAAAAAGGCTGGCCCAAGCAACGATCGCCATGATTACTGGTCGCTCTCGCCAGACTGGTGGCCAAACCCTACGACCAAAAGTGGCTTGCCCTATGTGCAACACCCCGGGGAAGCCAACCCCGAAGCTTCATCTGACATTTATGACCGCTCTCGACTTTCTCACATGGCAAGGCAGGCAATAACACTGGCTCTTGCATGGTATTTCACAGGCGACGAACTATACGCCAGCAAAAGCACCGCGTTGATCATGGCGTGGTGTAGCGATCCCTCAACCCGAGTCAATCCGAACATGCTCTATGCCCACTCACGCCCCGGTGTCGCAGAAGGTCATCATACCGGCATCATTGAAACACGCGACCTCATCCGCGTGGTGGATGCGGCCCTCATACTTGAACCGTCACACGCGTGGTCAAAGACGACCAGTCGAAAAGTCAAAAAATGGTTCTC
This genomic window contains:
- a CDS encoding alginate lyase family protein, which translates into the protein MTGVVARHLFLSFLAIMLAVPAFAGANRPDTIVLSPAILYQTKRQILQRDPAIRPAYENFINEAKQALDAPIESVTLKKKAGPSNDRHDYWSLSPDWWPNPTTKSGLPYVQHPGEANPEASSDIYDRSRLSHMARQAITLALAWYFTGDELYASKSTALIMAWCSDPSTRVNPNMLYAHSRPGVAEGHHTGIIETRDLIRVVDAALILEPSHAWSKTTSRKVKKWFSDYVQWLMHSKFGRREAESRDHHGTWFDAQVAVYALYTEDIDLARAIIRTAERRRIVRQIMPDGSMPYALKHPRSRNATFSTLEAYAILSSVGERLRLDLWNWADPVGPSIRQALDFAAPYINPQKDWPHGTTGAFDPYRYVPLFRRAALVYKDNRYLDYLNELPEADGARDRSILFY